A genomic window from Caldicellulosiruptor kronotskyensis 2002 includes:
- the ilvC gene encoding ketol-acid reductoisomerase, with translation MAKIFYDSDCNLDLLKDKTVAVIGFGSQGHAHALNLRDSGINVVVGLYHGSKSWAKAESHGLKVMTADEATKVADVIMILVNDEKQPKLFKESIEPNLKEGKAIAFAHGFNIHFGQIVPPPYVDVIMIAPKGPGHTVRSQYEEGKGVPALVAVHQDYTGKALDVALAYAKGIGASRAGIILTTFKEETETDLFGEQAVLCGGLTELIKAGFDTLVEAGYQPEIAYFECLHEMKLIVDLIWQGGLSLMRYSISDTAEYGDYMTGKRIITEETRKEMKKVLEEIQNGTFAKKWILENMAGRPEFNSIRKREQNLLIEQVGKELRKMMPWIKPIKE, from the coding sequence ATGGCAAAGATATTCTATGATAGTGATTGCAATTTAGATTTGCTTAAAGACAAAACGGTTGCAGTAATTGGTTTTGGTAGCCAAGGTCATGCACATGCACTGAACTTGAGAGATTCTGGTATAAATGTTGTTGTTGGACTTTATCATGGAAGCAAGTCTTGGGCAAAAGCAGAAAGTCATGGTCTTAAAGTTATGACAGCTGATGAGGCAACAAAAGTTGCAGATGTTATTATGATTCTTGTAAATGATGAAAAACAGCCAAAGCTATTTAAAGAGAGTATAGAACCTAACTTAAAAGAAGGAAAGGCTATAGCATTTGCGCACGGGTTTAACATTCACTTTGGTCAGATAGTTCCACCACCATACGTTGATGTTATAATGATAGCTCCAAAAGGACCAGGGCACACAGTCAGAAGCCAGTATGAGGAAGGGAAAGGTGTACCAGCTTTAGTCGCTGTACATCAGGACTATACAGGAAAAGCCTTAGATGTTGCCTTAGCTTATGCAAAAGGTATTGGTGCATCAAGGGCAGGGATAATTCTTACAACATTTAAAGAGGAGACAGAGACAGACCTTTTTGGTGAACAGGCAGTTTTATGTGGTGGTCTTACAGAGCTTATCAAAGCCGGGTTTGATACACTGGTTGAAGCAGGATACCAGCCAGAGATTGCGTATTTTGAATGCCTGCATGAGATGAAGCTGATAGTTGATTTGATTTGGCAGGGTGGACTTTCACTTATGCGCTATTCAATTTCAGACACAGCTGAGTATGGCGACTACATGACAGGTAAGAGAATTATAACAGAAGAGACAAGAAAAGAGATGAAAAAAGTATTAGAGGAGATTCAAAACGGTACATTTGCTAAGAAGTGGATTTTGGAGAACATGGCAGGAAGACCTGAGTTCAATAGCATAAGAAAAAGAGAACAAAATCTTTTGATTGAACAGGTTGGTAAAGAGCTCAGAAAGATGATGCCGTGGATAAAGCCAATAAAAGAATAA
- the ilvN gene encoding acetolactate synthase small subunit, whose amino-acid sequence MKYTLSVLVENHPGVLSRVAGLFSRRGFNIDSLAVGVTEDPTISRMTIVVNGDDYIVEQVTKQLNKLIDVIKIKKLNPKEAVERELALIKVNANSQTRSDIIQITEIFRANIVDVSKETLTIEISGDEDKIEALIELLKQYGIREVVRTGLIAIERGNKVISKSKSEEDE is encoded by the coding sequence GTGAAGTACACACTTTCTGTTCTGGTTGAAAACCACCCGGGTGTGCTGTCAAGAGTTGCAGGACTTTTTTCAAGAAGAGGTTTTAACATAGACAGCCTTGCTGTTGGCGTTACAGAAGACCCAACAATATCCCGCATGACAATTGTTGTAAATGGAGATGACTACATTGTCGAGCAGGTGACAAAACAGCTAAATAAACTTATTGATGTTATAAAAATCAAAAAACTTAATCCTAAAGAAGCTGTTGAAAGAGAGCTTGCGCTTATTAAAGTTAATGCTAATTCTCAGACTCGTTCAGATATTATTCAAATAACAGAGATTTTCAGAGCAAATATTGTTGATGTGTCAAAAGAAACGCTTACAATTGAGATTTCAGGCGATGAAGACAAGATTGAAGCGCTGATAGAACTTTTAAAACAATATGGTATTCGCGAGGTAGTCCGTACAGGACTTATTGCGATAGAGCGTGGAAATAAAGTCATATCAAAATCTAAGTCTGAGGAGGATGAGTAA